From Sulfurovum zhangzhouensis, the proteins below share one genomic window:
- a CDS encoding ferric reductase-like transmembrane domain-containing protein, which yields MRQLILSFILLQPLLFLLYMLFISGVEDPIKFIYTLTGATALTLLYITTTLSLLRRSINLLRYRRTVGLFSFFYALLHLLNFLILDMELDLVSALNETFDKPFIFFGMASFLILLFMAITSHRSLFPRYFKYHKMIYIVILLSTIHFVMAQKALSIPQWGYLGVMALISILKVLQRSGIVKL from the coding sequence ATGAGACAGTTGATACTTTCGTTCATCTTGCTGCAACCTCTGCTCTTTTTGCTCTATATGCTATTTATCAGCGGGGTGGAGGATCCTATAAAATTCATTTATACTTTGACCGGAGCGACAGCCCTGACCCTGCTCTATATCACGACAACACTGTCACTTCTACGCAGATCTATCAACCTACTTCGTTACCGTCGTACGGTTGGGCTCTTCAGCTTCTTCTACGCACTGCTGCACCTGCTAAACTTTCTTATCCTTGACATGGAACTTGACCTTGTGTCAGCTCTGAACGAGACTTTCGACAAACCGTTTATTTTCTTTGGCATGGCCAGTTTTTTGATTTTGCTCTTCATGGCCATTACATCACATAGATCACTTTTCCCACGATATTTTAAATACCACAAGATGATTTATATAGTGATACTGTTATCGACTATCCACTTCGTTATGGCGCAGAAAGCATTAAGTATACCCCAATGGGGATACCTGGGTGTGATGGCGTTGATCAGTATATTGAAGGTACTCCAGAGAAGCGGTATAGTTAAGCTTTAA
- a CDS encoding phytoene desaturase family protein, translated as MKTITIIGSGLGGLTAGALLSLEGYKVTVLEQHYKVGGSATTFKHKGDFTCEVSLHMMSGVYSSSGLKQIFKALSVYDNVEFVRVPEFFRVSGNTLDFTMPDDIGKAISALYLKYPSEEKVIDKYFDLIKTISDEYGKLFTAPWWKLALFPFFFKNIVKYKTASVKEVMDNLTENEELKLILDANVSYVTDTIYNFSFLYHAIVQYSFYTGGGWYIKGGSQKLSDHLASVIKNNGGEIITSAEVVKINHNNENCTGVTYVHDKEKTELSNDIVVSNLSPTSTYQLANIPYIEQKEIAASHLVIHIGFNKNLKSVYGERPYSTFLFRDINSIDEYDKRLRGDATKKSITFVDYSQIDSKLTDESKSVGAIYTTDYLSNWESLSEEAYQQKKQEVLEEYLNVLETEYPNIKAYIEFANVGTPKTMQKYLKTPNGTAYGFAPTNQQFFRNPEVKSDKLNNLYFAGAWVTGGGFVPTIGSGGMCHHAILSNS; from the coding sequence ATGAAAACCATAACAATAATCGGATCAGGTTTAGGTGGTCTCACTGCCGGTGCTTTACTCTCTTTAGAAGGGTACAAAGTCACTGTACTTGAACAACATTACAAGGTCGGTGGGAGTGCTACAACTTTCAAACACAAGGGTGATTTTACCTGTGAAGTTTCACTGCATATGATGTCTGGAGTTTATAGCAGTTCCGGGTTAAAACAAATATTTAAAGCCCTAAGTGTATATGATAATGTTGAGTTCGTAAGGGTACCGGAGTTTTTTAGAGTATCCGGCAATACTCTAGACTTTACCATGCCTGACGACATAGGAAAAGCTATCTCTGCTTTATATCTAAAATATCCAAGTGAAGAGAAGGTGATTGATAAGTATTTTGACCTGATCAAAACGATATCCGATGAATACGGGAAACTCTTCACCGCACCTTGGTGGAAACTAGCACTATTCCCTTTTTTCTTTAAAAACATTGTCAAATACAAAACTGCTTCTGTCAAAGAGGTCATGGATAATTTGACTGAAAATGAAGAGTTGAAGCTCATACTGGATGCAAATGTCAGCTATGTGACTGATACGATTTATAATTTTAGTTTTCTCTATCATGCCATTGTCCAATACTCTTTCTACACAGGAGGCGGCTGGTATATCAAAGGCGGCAGCCAAAAACTCTCAGACCATTTAGCATCTGTCATCAAAAACAACGGAGGAGAGATCATCACAAGTGCCGAAGTCGTCAAGATAAATCATAATAATGAAAACTGCACAGGAGTAACCTATGTTCACGACAAAGAAAAAACCGAACTATCCAATGACATAGTAGTTTCAAACCTCTCGCCTACTTCAACCTATCAATTGGCAAATATACCCTACATAGAACAAAAAGAAATAGCTGCTTCTCACCTCGTAATCCACATCGGGTTCAATAAAAACCTCAAGTCTGTTTACGGCGAAAGGCCCTACTCCACTTTCCTCTTCAGAGATATCAACTCTATCGATGAATACGATAAAAGACTTCGGGGTGATGCAACAAAAAAAAGCATCACCTTTGTAGACTATTCCCAAATTGATTCAAAACTCACCGATGAGTCAAAATCTGTCGGTGCCATTTATACGACGGACTACCTCTCCAACTGGGAAAGTCTATCAGAAGAAGCATATCAACAAAAGAAACAAGAGGTGTTGGAGGAGTATCTCAATGTACTGGAAACCGAATACCCGAATATCAAAGCGTATATCGAATTTGCAAATGTAGGGACGCCAAAGACCATGCAAAAGTATCTCAAAACGCCAAATGGAACAGCCTACGGATTTGCCCCGACCAACCAACAGTTTTTTAGAAATCCGGAAGTGAAATCCGATAAGTTAAATAACCTCTATTTTGCAGGTGCCTGGGTTACAGGTGGTGGATTTGTTCCTACTATCGGCTCTGGAGGAATGTGCCATCATGCGATACTATCCAATAGCTAA